The following is a genomic window from Campylobacter lari subsp. lari.
GAAGGTGATACAAAAGCTTTAAGTAAAAAAGAAAAAGAAGGTTTGAAAACTTTCATTGATAAAGGCTGTACAGCTTGTCATACAGGAGTAAATTTAGGTGGTAGCATGCAAGCTTTCCAAGTGGCAGCTAAATATAAATTTGCAAATGTAGGTGATTTTAAAGGTGATGCAAATGGTTTAGTTAAAACTCCAACTTTAAGAAATATTGCCGAAACAGCTCCATACTTCCATAATGGCGCTATTTGGTCTTTACAAGATGCGATTAAAGAAATGGGTAGTGTGCAACTTGGCATAGAAATTTCTGACAAAGAAGCAGCTTCTATAGAAACTTTCTTGCATGCTTTAACAGGTAAAAAACCAAATATTACTTACCCTCAGCTTCCAAAAGCTACTGAAAAAACTCCAAAACCAGAACTTTAATAAAATTTCCCTAAAGATATTCTTTAGGGAATGTTATTTTTTTGTTTATTTTTATATATAATACATTTCTTAATTTTTAATAGGAATTAGTTATGAAAAATAAAATTTTATTTAGTGTGATTGCATTAACAGCTATTTTATTTAGTGCGTGTGCTAATCATGCAAAAGTAAACAATGAATTAGAACAAAAGTTAATCCAAAAGATATGTTTGAATGAATTTTTTGTTCAAGAAATGGCAAAAGTAGATAAAAAAGATGATCCAGTATATGTGGGATTAAATGCAGGATTAATCGCTAGAAATTGTAGTGATTTTAATCTTAGTAATGAATTTTTTGATAAGGTTGAGGAGTCATATCAAGTTGATGTGGATTTAAGAGATGGAGCATCAAAGCTTGCTAAAACTGCTACGACTACATTGATAAATGATTCTATATTAGATTATGATGGTTCTTTATATGAAAGAATAATGGTTAATGTTTATAAAGGCTTAAATTTTATGAGCGAGGGCGATTATAATAATGCAAGAGTAGAATTTAAAAGAGCATTGCTTCGCCAAGATAGAGCAAAAGATTATTTTAAAGCTCAAATTGCTAAAAATAAAGCAGATTTAGAAAAAGCAAAAAAAGAAGATCCAAATTTTGATAAAAATTTCAAAGAATCAAACAAACAAATCAATGCACAATATGAAGCTTTATTTGAAGAATTTTCTACAAGTAAAAATTTTACAAATCCTTATGCGACCTATCTTGCTTCGATATTTTATTTTATGAATAAAGATTATACTTTGGCTAAAGATTTATTTAAAGAAATACAAATTTTAAATCCAAAAAATAAAGAAATAGCTAAAGAATACAAAATCATCAATAAAGGCAAAAAAAATCCAAAATACATTTTTGTAGTTTATGAAAATGGACTCGGTGTGATAAAAGATGAATTTAAAATGACTTTGCCACTTATTTTAAATGAAAACATTGTTACAGCATCTATTGCGCTTCCAACTTTAAAAAAAAGAAATTCATCTTTTGAATATCTTAGTGTAAATGATACTAACACAACAACTTTAATAAATTTAGACAATGTAGTTGCAAGTGAGTTTAAATTTGAGCAAAGTGCTGTGGTTACAAAGGCTATAACTTCAGCTATTATAAAAACTGTTATAAATGCTGCAGTGGCTAATAATGATTCAACAGGTGGAATTTTAAGTCTTGCAAGTAGCATTGTTACAGCAACTTCAACTAAAGCTGATGTTAGATCTTGGAGAGGCTTGCCTCAAAGTGTAGGTGTGGTTATGGTTAAAAATACAGGTAAGGTGGTGATTAAAACTCCAAATGGTTCTAATTTACTTACACAAGATGTAAATCCAAAGAAAAATGTATTATTAATAGTGCGTTCATTTGCGCCAAATATTACACCAAGTATAAATATCATAGAAAAATAATTTAAAAAGGATAAAAAATGAAAAAAATTAAAATCTTAACAAGTATTGTGGCTATTGGCGTATTATTTAGTGCTTGTGTGCAACAACCAACTTATGTAGATGGCACAGCTGC
Proteins encoded in this region:
- a CDS encoding COG3014 family protein, producing the protein MKNKILFSVIALTAILFSACANHAKVNNELEQKLIQKICLNEFFVQEMAKVDKKDDPVYVGLNAGLIARNCSDFNLSNEFFDKVEESYQVDVDLRDGASKLAKTATTTLINDSILDYDGSLYERIMVNVYKGLNFMSEGDYNNARVEFKRALLRQDRAKDYFKAQIAKNKADLEKAKKEDPNFDKNFKESNKQINAQYEALFEEFSTSKNFTNPYATYLASIFYFMNKDYTLAKDLFKEIQILNPKNKEIAKEYKIINKGKKNPKYIFVVYENGLGVIKDEFKMTLPLILNENIVTASIALPTLKKRNSSFEYLSVNDTNTTTLINLDNVVASEFKFEQSAVVTKAITSAIIKTVINAAVANNDSTGGILSLASSIVTATSTKADVRSWRGLPQSVGVVMVKNTGKVVIKTPNGSNLLTQDVNPKKNVLLIVRSFAPNITPSINIIEK